The Microbacterium luteum nucleotide sequence ACACTCATGCCGCCCGCCTCGCCAGGCACCGTGCGACCTCGTCACGCAGTTGTGCGAAGTCGGCCTTCGCCGAGCCCGGGAGCGCACGGATGACCACGTCAGCACCGGGCCGGACATCGGTCAGCGCCCCCGCGCAGACAGCCTTCAGCCGTCGCCGCACGGTGTTTCGGACGACGGCTGAACCGACCTGCTTGCTCACGATGAAACCGAAACGCGCAGCCCTGTCGTCTCCCGACTGGACCACGTAGGTGATGGAATTCGCCCCGGCGCACCGCGCACCCCGGCGGACGACGGCCTTGTATTCCGCTCCGCGGGTCAGTCGGTTCTGCCTCGCGAGCACCG carries:
- the rnpA gene encoding ribonuclease P protein component codes for the protein MPAVPSSRLVAPRAATPSRPDHTVLARQNRLTRGAEYKAVVRRGARCAGANSITYVVQSGDDRAARFGFIVSKQVGSAVVRNTVRRRLKAVCAGALTDVRPGADVVIRALPGSAKADFAQLRDEVARCLARRAA